One Bacillota bacterium genomic window, GGTACCATGGGGAAGACGTTCTCCTGCGCGTCGACCACCACGTCCACCAGCGCGGGGCCGCTGGAGGCGGCCAGCGCCTCCAGGGCCGGCTCCAGGTCGGCCGCCCGTTCCACCTTCCAGCCCTGCCAGCCGTAGGCCGCGGCCAGGCGGACCCAGTCCGGCAGCGGCTCCAGCATCACCGCCGAGTAGCGCTCCTGGTGGAAGAGCTCCTGCCACTGGCGGACCATGCCCAGGCTCCGGTTGTCGACGATGACCACGCGGAGCGGGAGCCCGTAGTTGACGGCGGTGGCCATCTCCTGGACGTTCATCTGGAAGCTGCCGTCGCCCGTCACCAGCCAGACCGGCCGCTCCGGCTCGGCGAGCTGCGCCCCGATGGCGGCCGGCAGGCCGAATCCCATGGTCCCCAGGCCGCCGGAGGTGACCAGCTGGCGCGGGCGCCGGAAGGGGAAGAGGAGCGCCGTCCACATCTGGTGCTGACCCACGTCGGTGGCGATGATCGCCTCGGGACCGGCCACGCGCGCCACCTGCTGGATCACCCCCTGGGGGCGGAGCGGCCGCCCCCCCTCGCCGCCCAGCTCCATGGGCGTCCGGAGGTTCCAGCCCTGGTGCGCCTGCCAGGCCGCCAGCGCCGCCCACCATGCGGACAGGTCGCTTCGACCCGAGGCGGACCAGATGGCCGCCAGCCGGTCGAGGAGCCGGGGCAGCACGCGGATCAGATCGCCCAGGACCGGCAGGTCTGCGCGCACGTTCTTGCCGATCTCCGAAGGGTCGATGTCGACGTGGACGATGCGGGCGTGGGGGGCGAAACGGGAGGCGTTCCCCGTCACCCGGTCGTCGAAGCGGAGCCCCAGGCCCAGGACGAGGTCGGCCTGGCTGACCGCCCGGTTGGCGGCGTAGGTCCCGTGCATGCCCACCAGACCGAGATGGTGGCCGTCCTCGGCCGGCAGCGCGCCAAGCCCCATCAGCGTGCTGACCGCGGGGAAGCCGGTCCTCTCCAGGAAGCGCCGCAGCTCCCCCGCGGCTCCCCCCGCCACGACGCCGCCCCCGACCATCACCACCGGCCGCTCCGCCTCCGCCAGCGCCCGCGCGGCCGCCTCCACCTGGGCCGGGTCGGGCTCCAGGCGGGGGTGGTAGCCCCGTCGCACCGGCGGAGCCTGGGGGTGGGGAAAGGCGGCCTCGGCCAGCATCACGTCCTTGGGCAGGTCGATCAGCACGGGACCGGGTCGCCCGCTCCGGGCCAGGTGGAAGGCCTCGTGCACCACCCGGGGCAGGTCGGCGGGGTTCCGGAGCGCGAAGTTGTGCTTGGTGACCGCCCGGGAGATGCCGAGGACGTCCGCTTCCTGGAAGGCGTCGGAGCCCACCAGGGCGCGGGCGACCTGGCCGGTGAGAGCCACCATCGGGACGGAGTCCATGTAGGCGGTGGCCAGGCCCGTGACCAGGTTGGTGGCGCCCGGCCCCGACGTGGCCAGGCAGACGCCCACCCGCCCGGAGGCGCGGGCGTAACCGTCGGCGGCGTGGACCGCGCCCTGTTCGTGGCGGACCAGGATGTGGCGGATCGGCGCATCCACCAGCGCGTCATAGATCGGGAGGACCGCGCCGCCCGGATAGCCGAAGATCACCTCGACGCCCTCTTCCTCCAGGCAGCGGAGGAGCTGGGCGGCCGCATGGCTGTGCACCTCGATCCCCCCTCGTCTACCGGCCGCCCGGGCGGGGGCGGGCCGGTGCGGCGGCTTCCGAGACCCCGGCCGGGTGCTCGCCCTCCGGCCGGGTCCGGCGTTCCAGCGCCTCGGCCACCCTGCGCCCCATCTCGGCGGTGCCCACCAGGCGGGAGCCCGGGCCGGCGATGTCCGGCGTCCGCCAGCCCTCGGACAGCACCTCGTCCACCGCCTGCCGCAGCTCCTCCGCCAGCCAGGGGGCCTGGAAGCTGTGCTCCAGGAGCATGGCCAGCGAGAGGATCATGCCCAGCGGGTTGGCCACCCCCTGACCGGCGATGTCGGGCGCCGAGCCGTGGACCGGCTCGTAGAGGCCCGGCCCGCCTTCCCCCAGGCTGGCGGAGGGAAGCAGGCCCAGGCTCCCCACCACCCCGCCCGCCAGGTCGCTCAGGACGTCGCCGAACAGGTTCTCCGTCAGGACCACGTCGAAGCGGGCGGGCTGGCTGACCAGGAGCATGGCGGCGCTGTCCACCAGCTGGTGCTCCAGGTGGACGTCGGGGTAGTCGCGGGCCACGTTGGAGACCACCTCCCGCCAGAGACGGGAGTTCTCCAGCACGTTGGCCTTGTCCACGCTGGTCACCTTGCGCCTGCGACGCCGTGCTGCGCGGAAGGCGACGTGGGCCACGCGGCGGACCTCTTCGGCGGTGTACTCCATGGTGTCGACGGCGCGGATCTCGCCGCCGGAGCCGACGCCGCGCCCGCGCGGCTGGCCGTAGTAGAGGCCGCCCGTCAGCTCGCGGACCACCAGGCAGTCGGTGCCGGCCACCACCTCCGGGCGGAGCGGCGAGCGGTCCTCCAGCCCCGGCCAGACCGTGGCCGGGCGGAGGTTGGCGTACACCCCCAGCTCCCGCCGGAGCGCCAGGAGGCCCGCCTCCGGCCGCAGATGACCCGGAAGGTGCTCCCAGCGCGGCCCGCCCACCGCCGCCAGGAGGACCGCGTCCGAGGCGCGCGCCGCCTCCAGCGTCTCCTCGGGAAGCGGTACCCCCCAGCGGTCGATGGCCGCGCCGCCGATCCAGCCGCGCCGGACCGCCACGCCCCGCCCGCTCCGCCTCTCCAACCAGGCGGCCGCGACCTCCAGCACCGCCTCGGTCGCCTCGCTCACCTCCGGCCCGATGCCGTCGCCGGGCAGGAGGAGAAGCCTCCACGCCTCGCTCATGCCGCGTCGCCTCCGTGGTCGGCCACGGCTTCGGCTTCCTCGCGCAGGCTCGCCTCCACCAGCGCCACCAGGTCGCCGTCGCGCACCTCCTTGGTCTGGTCGGTCAGGGCCTTGAAGCGGCGGAAGGCCGCCTCCAGCCGCTCCCGCTCCAGCCGGTAGCCGAGCGCCTCCAGCCGGGCGGCGAAGGCGTGCCGGCCCGAGTGCTTGCCCAGGACCAGGTTGGAGCTGTCCAGCCCGACCGCCTCGGGGTCCAGGATCTCGTAGGTGCGGCGCTCCTTCAGCACGCCGTCCTGGTGGATGCCCGACTCGTGGGCGAAGGCGTTGGCGCCGACGATCGCCTTGTTGGGCTGGACCGGCATGCCCGTCAGGCGCCGGACCAGCTGGCTGGCCGCCATGATCTCGCGCGTCTCCACGCCGGTGTACATCCCCAGCCGGTCGCCGCGGGCGGCGATGGCCATCACCACCTCTTCCAGCGAGGTGTTCCCGGCCCGCTCGCCGATGCCGTTGACCGCCACCTCCGCCTGGTCGGCGCCCGCCTGGAGGCCGGCCAGCGTGTTGGCCGTCGCCAGGCCGAGGTCGTTGTGGCAGTGGACGGAGAGGGTGACCCGCTCGATGCCGCGGACGCGCCGGCGGAGGGTGGCGATCAGCGCCCCGAACTCCTCCGGAAGCGTCCAGCCGACCGTGTCGGGGATGTTGATCACCGTGGCGCCCGCCTCGATCACCGCCTCGATGACGCGTACCATGTAGTCCGGGTCGGCGCGGCCCGCGTCCTGGCCGCTGAACTCCACGTCGTCGACGTACCGCCGGGCCTGGCGGACGGCGGCGACGTTCATCTCCAGGACCTCTTCCTCG contains:
- the ilvB gene encoding biosynthetic-type acetolactate synthase large subunit, with the protein product MHSHAAAQLLRCLEEEGVEVIFGYPGGAVLPIYDALVDAPIRHILVRHEQGAVHAADGYARASGRVGVCLATSGPGATNLVTGLATAYMDSVPMVALTGQVARALVGSDAFQEADVLGISRAVTKHNFALRNPADLPRVVHEAFHLARSGRPGPVLIDLPKDVMLAEAAFPHPQAPPVRRGYHPRLEPDPAQVEAAARALAEAERPVVMVGGGVVAGGAAGELRRFLERTGFPAVSTLMGLGALPAEDGHHLGLVGMHGTYAANRAVSQADLVLGLGLRFDDRVTGNASRFAPHARIVHVDIDPSEIGKNVRADLPVLGDLIRVLPRLLDRLAAIWSASGRSDLSAWWAALAAWQAHQGWNLRTPMELGGEGGRPLRPQGVIQQVARVAGPEAIIATDVGQHQMWTALLFPFRRPRQLVTSGGLGTMGFGLPAAIGAQLAEPERPVWLVTGDGSFQMNVQEMATAVNYGLPLRVVIVDNRSLGMVRQWQELFHQERYSAVMLEPLPDWVRLAAAYGWQGWKVERAADLEPALEALAASSGPALVDVVVDAQENVFPMVPAGAALDEVLLEKPGPRPSRPAQAVHRPA
- the leuB gene encoding 3-isopropylmalate dehydrogenase, yielding MSEAWRLLLLPGDGIGPEVSEATEAVLEVAAAWLERRSGRGVAVRRGWIGGAAIDRWGVPLPEETLEAARASDAVLLAAVGGPRWEHLPGHLRPEAGLLALRRELGVYANLRPATVWPGLEDRSPLRPEVVAGTDCLVVRELTGGLYYGQPRGRGVGSGGEIRAVDTMEYTAEEVRRVAHVAFRAARRRRRKVTSVDKANVLENSRLWREVVSNVARDYPDVHLEHQLVDSAAMLLVSQPARFDVVLTENLFGDVLSDLAGGVVGSLGLLPSASLGEGGPGLYEPVHGSAPDIAGQGVANPLGMILSLAMLLEHSFQAPWLAEELRQAVDEVLSEGWRTPDIAGPGSRLVGTAEMGRRVAEALERRTRPEGEHPAGVSEAAAPARPRPGGR